Genomic segment of Anguilla rostrata isolate EN2019 chromosome 13, ASM1855537v3, whole genome shotgun sequence:
TGGGGggtttattaaaggatatttcCCATTTGGGGAAATATTAGTGGACATTTCCCAATTGCGGGAATATTAGTGGATATTTCCCAATTGGGGGAATCTCTCTGCAAACGGCAAAGAtctcctgctgtgtgtgaccCTGCAGGGGACTCTGCTCTCATCACCATTTCACACAGGATCTACTCACCAGTGTTTACAGAGAATTAGAAGCCTTATTCAAGGGTCTCACTTAAAACATTAGAAACATGCACACCAATTACCTTCTGTAATACAGGAAAGTGCAGCAGAATAACTCCCACCCAGTCAGTTGGCTGTGGTGCATTGTAGAAAACCCATCACCTCGGGGGTGCACGTCACCCTAATGAATCTTTCACACAAATTCCCAGTGCAGGGTGAGGATCGCATTACTGAATGGACTGTGTGCACAAACCCCTGTTGTGTGATGTCAGAGAGGGCCCAGCACGTTCAGTAAAGGGTATAAATTACCTAATGAAGCTTCTGACCCTGGACAGCGCTCTGTGAACACTGGGCCCACCTGGTTGGGAGTTCAGCCGgtcctgcaggaggcgctgttTGTGGGGGGTGTAGGTGAAGGACCGGTAGGCCCCTGAGCGCAGTACTTTGTTTCGGATGGCCTTCTTGCGCACCAaagtgggagaggagggggcggggccttcctCTGGGCTGCTCTGCCTGTCATCAGCTGCCCTGGAGGGCACCTACACAAGGGACTGGGGTTAAATTACACATTCAGTCAGAAAGCAGAGCACTTATGATTTCGGAAATCCCCCCTACAGGTGGGGGTTTGAGCTCTGCCATGGCACAGCTGTGATCTCTTCTCCAGCCGTTACCTTCTCTGTTTTTCCTGGTctgaataaagttttttttaaaaacatacaaaggGGGGTGGGAAAGGAGGGTAGAACTGCCTGCTATGCTTTGTAACAGTCTTACTTCCTGTTTGGTGGGTAATGCTGGGGGTGTTGCCAGATGcaaaatgatgcatttgaaGTTAGTGTGCAATCCAAGCACACAGTGGGCTTTGGAAAGTCCACAGCAGCACATTGTGCAGTCGTCCTCTCACCCAGCACAGtaagagccagagccagagccagccCTCCCACAGATCAGCTCCCAGCAACAGGCTGTACTCCTCCAGAACTCAACACAGatcacgcgtgcacacacacacacacacacacacacacgcgcacacacgctctcccATACACACTATttcccatatacacacacgcacactcacacgcacgtgcatacaCGAACATTCGCACAcacgcgctctcacacacattctctcccatacacacacacactctctcacacacactcactctcttccatagacacacacacacacgcacgcacgcacacacacacacactctcccatatacacacatgcacacacacacacggacacactctcactctctctctctcacacagaaacacacacacacacagcttgaaGCAATCTTGTCTTTGCCAGTCTCATCAGTAAGCTCTTGGACTGTGGGAAAGGTCAGGACTTCATAATCGTGAGATAAATTTAACCACTCAACAATGATGGCATCCATTAAGAATGTGGCTTTTCTCAGAACCTTCCAATGTTATCTGAGGGGCAAGTCACTGTCCAGTGAAAAGGCACTGCAGCTACGCATCTGAAACAGGCTGGCCCACTGTCATAATTCAGACACCATGATGACGACAGCTGACCAGGCCATGATGCACAGCTTATCATTTCAGCTCATTCATGCAGCTGGACGTTTTACTGAataaattcaggttaagtgtgGGGATCCCACCTCATGGGCAGATTTAAACCTGCTCATACCCCTGTGACTGAGCCAGCATACACTCCCACCTCTCCAGCTCATTTTCATATTCGGGTTAAAACTTCAAACACTTACAGTAATAATGCAAGATTTCTATTATATATATGGAAGTACATATAATCACATCCATGAAGTTCCAAGtggcagtgcatgtgtgtgcgtgcgcgtgtgtgcacgtgtgagtgagtgactgagaatgagtgagtgtgtgcgtgcatgtgtacgtgcgagtgagtgagaatgagtgagtgtgtgtgtgtgtgtgcatgtgtacgtgtgagtgagtgagtgagtgagtgagtgtgagcgagtgagtgagtgaatgagtgacagagcgaatgagtgagtgagtgaatgagtgacagagcgagtgagtgagtgagtgagtaaccTTCTCTCCAGGCAGGAGCCCCTGGGTGGGGGCTCTGCGGAAGGACACCAGAGCGCTGACGCTGAGGGGGAAGCCCTGGTTTAGGAGggacgggggcagggggggcagggtgccCCCCCTGTCTGCCTGCCCTTCTGCTGCCTCGGGGTGCTTCTCTAGGTAAGACAGCTGGAAACAGCGGCACAGGAGTAGATTCAGAAACTGGGCCTGAGATTGGACAGACAAGAGGGAGGCGGATGAGCCACGGGATGTGATTGGACGGACCCTTAACGCGCATGCGTGTCCGGCGGGACTGAGCCTTACCGCGCGCGCATGTCGGGCCTTGAACAGGTGGCAGTAGAGCTGTGCATCCAGGCTGCCGGGGTTGTGAGACACAAAGGCGAACTGGGCGTCTGACGGGCGAGCTGTAGAGAGGGACACTCTGTGCAGCGCATGAGCCATCAGCAGGGTctagagacagaggagagaccACACAACCATCAGACAGAGGTGAGACCACGCACCTATAAGACAGAGGAGAGACCACACAACCATCAGACAGAGGAGAGACCACGCAGCTATAAGACAGAAGAGACCACAGAGCCATAAGATATAGGAGAGACCACACAGCTgtcagacagaggagagacCACACAGCAGACACCACGTGACCATCAGACAGAAGAGAGACTACACAGCTGTCACAGGAAAGGCCACACAGTTGTCAGAAATTGGACAGACCACACAGCTATCAGACAGAAGAGAGACCACACAGATGTAAGACAGAGGAGAGACCACACAGCCATCAGAGAGGAGAGACCACACAGCTGACACAAGAGAGACCACATGACCgtcagacagaggagagacCAGACAGCTGTTGGACACAGAAGAATACGCAGCCATAAGATAATGAGAGGAGGACCTGGTTTAGAGGGTCAGATCCTGTTGTACAGAAGCACACACTTAAGTAAACTCTTCCATTTCTACAAGCTAACAGCCCCCAGCACGACACACACCATTTAAGCCACTTTCCCCACCGGCCTCATTACgtatatttagtttttaaactGACAGACAGCATTTTATCATGTTTATTTGTACACAATAGTGTCCAAACAACACTGACTTTAGACAAGTTTGAGAAAAAACTGCCTGAAATCAGCCAATGAATTCAGCCAAGTTTAACCATGGGAACATGCTGTAAGGCCTTGTCCTTCAGCTCACAAACTGTCCAATTTCATAGCTGAGGAATATAGTCCTTACAGTTTCGTCCTCGTCGTACACCTTCACACCCTTAATGGAGAACTTCAAGGAGACAGACCTCCTCCTCTTGCAGGTCTAGACAAGAGAAACATGAATGAACCATCTGAAAAGCACtgatcagaaaataaaagcatgtataAGCCATCTATGAAAAAGTCTGCCAAGAGAACAGAAGTCGGTACATATGTGCATGAGCCATATCATTTACTTCAATgtacaaactgtgtgtgtgcagtatgtccCATCCTTGTGATGTGGGGGGGCAAAACTTTGCTCTCTATCTAGGAGTACTagctcatttttttcagtttgtgaatTTCAGTGACCTACTGAGTTTGGGATTAAAACAAGCTTCAGCCACAAACCCGGACAACAATATCAACTATAGAAAGCCAACAGTGCCAAAATATCTCAAACAACATGTCTCATCATGGTTATTTTTGATCACCATGGTACAATTTTTCCTGTGTCAACAGGGGAAGACTAGacatctttagacaaaatgaatCAACACGACAAATCTCAACATGCCAAAAATGTACTTGTACATTTCTGTGTTAAAATTTGATGTGTTGAGGTGATTAAGATGTATGGAAAGTCAAGCATAGCTCACGTAAATGGACACATCACAAGCTCATGACAAACCAGAACACATCAACACGCTCAGAAATGTCGTAGTGGTTACCCATGCCTTGATACAATATGCTAACTGACACACAATTTCCTGCACTGCTATTGGTTAAGGTTCTTTGAAGCTTGTTGACAGGGCAATTCCAGCTGTGTTAACAGGTAAAAATGAAGTAGTATGAGACATATTTCTTAAGATGTTTTGGCAACGTTTGCTGTTCTATAATCAACAAGCTAGAGCAGCTGAAGTCAGTCATGTGACCCTGCAGTCTGGAGCACCCACCGCCAGGGAGTGCAGCTGCGCATGCAGGCGCTGGATCTGCTCGTCCAGACAGCAGTCTTCCACCAGGAAGGAGCCCACGTACTGCGGGAGGGGGACAGGCACTGAAATGAGCACTCAAACGGGACAGCACAGAAAGCTCTGCGGCGGAAACTGGGAGAATCATGCtggacacacacattcagtccTCTGGCCTGATGTCACAGAGCCCAACACATTCAGTCCTCTGGCCTGATGTCACAGAGCCCAACACATTCAGTCCTCTGGCCTGATGTCACAGAGCCCAACACATTCAGTCCTCTGGCCTGATGTCACAGAGCCCAACACATTCAGTCCTCTGGCCTGATGTCACAGAGCCCAACACATTCAGTCCTCTGGCCTGATGTCACAGAGCCCAACACATTCAGTCCTCTGGCCTGATGTCACAGAGCCCAACACATTCAGTCCTCTGGCCTGATGTCACAGAGCCCAACACATTCAGTCCTCTGGCCTGATGTCACAGAGCCCAACACATTCAGTCCTCTGGCCTGATGTCACAGAGCCCAACACATCCAGTCCTCTGGCCTGATGTCACAGAGCCCAACACATCCAGTCCTCTGGCCTGATGTCACAGAGCCCAACACATCCAGTCCTCTGGCCTGATGTCACAGAGCCCAACACATTCAGTCCTCTGGCCTGATGTCACAGAGCCCAACACATTCAGCCCAACACATTCAGTCCTCTGGCCTGATCTCAGGAACCCAACACAGCAATCGTTCTCTCTGCTCCACGATTACGGGTTCCCAAGAATTCAGACCCTGCTTTTTCATTAGGACTCACACATTCGCCTCTGGCCAGCGAGCCAACACATTCCAGCCAACACATCCAGTCCTCTGGCCTGATCTCAGTGAACCCACCACACAGCCAAACTCCGAAGTTCTCCTAACATGAAACTCCACCGATATGCGGGTTTTCTCCAAAGGAAATGGTAGAAACCCCtgcttttttcaattttaactTGGACTGGTCACAACCATTCCTGGCCAACTTCATTTCAAATGGACAGGAATATAAAATACTGCACTTCAAATAGGTGCAGAATGAAATAGCAGCAGTTCTGAAAGAAACTGtatgagaaacaaacaaaaaattaccaAGATGCACCACATGCATTCTGCAGTGTGCACAGCTCTGTGGGCTGCACACTGCACGCTGAGGAAAGCACAAGCTTGCTCAGAGGATTAAGGCGGctcaaaagaaaacagaaaggggGAGCAGAAGACTGGCTGGATTATTAATCATTATAAGGGCACCTGACTCCTTGCATTTGATTAATCATTCTTATGCATTACAAGAACTGACCGTGTGTTTGATACCTTGACCAAACATTTTCTaagagaatctttttttttaaaatgggacAAGAAAACtgttcaattaattttaaattctgAGTGTCTTTGTTGTATTTACAGTAATCCGAAAGTAGACTACGGATAActttctgaacaaaaacaagccTTCACAATAACTGAAATTAGCATATGGGGTCactaaaaaataaagtgttctTACATTTAATTTCTGGATTCAGACATGGCATAACCAGTGGTGTAAGATGTTGATATCCTAGTCACTAAGCAGCACGTGGGCACAGACATCACAACCTACAAAAAATACAGCATCCTTGCTGTCTGAAGTCATCAAATGTTATCACCTTCATGTATAAGCCTATTATGCAGTGGGGGAATTACATACGGAAACGGAGTTTACCTCGGCCGACCGCGTCACCGTGCTGCCCTCTCCGGCAGGAGTTTCGCCCATTTCTTCAGGCGTGTTTATGCTCAAGTGGCCTCCCTCCAGGCGCGGGCGAAGCTCCACACTCGGCCCTGTGCGCTACAGCGGTGGCAGCAGACCTGCAGCGATACTGTGGTTAACACATAAGCACGATACTGCatactgcagcagctgcaaaACCGAAAGTATTGGTCTTGGCAAAGTGATGATCCGTTATCTGGTGAAAAGCGCGTCATCTCGGGTGACAGACTTTCATAGTTCGATGCTGCGGATTGGCGGGAGACCAGTTTGGAAAACACGACTCCGTAGACGTAGCCTATATCCACCAATTAAAACTGATAcgctaaattaagtaaaattaaatgaatcgattaattaaatcaaccaatcagccgTTATCTGTATAgctaattttgtattttgaatgcTGTGCGCATTGGGAAAAATCcataaaacaagaaaaccagtaaaattataaaaataaataaaacactttgatAAAATAATGATAGACAGAGCaatgagataaataaataaattaatacgcagcaaaacaaaaaaggaaaacatagTCAAAGAATTGAAAAACCAagattaaaataacaataacaaagcaTAGGAACTAGAAGACTCCGGTAAACCTAAGAGTTCTATGGGTTTTGGCCGGGAGGAAGATTCATTTCGTCCATCTTCAAATCCACAGAAGTGCTCAGGCCAGGCCTTACAGGTCGTTTACACACGCGGTGCGGGGGACCcactgtacacccaatctcttgatTAATTAAAGTTGTTGAAAAAATGCGTTTAAGTTTCAATGTAATTTTGTACTAATATTGCTATTTCAGTGATCAGGTATCCTGTTTCAGCAATTAAGACCCACTGACATCAACTGTGAGTCTATAATTTAATGGAAAACCCGAATAATttgcacattacagaaaattaaagcttGATCTGACGTTAGCGCTGCTTAATTATCGCCCAAGTCAGTAATTGGCTATCTAATATctgttaataataacaatctTTACGTTTCATAAGTAGCAGTTGTGGTAGGGTGCGAAAAACAGCTTGAAAAACCCTGGTCTAGTCTATAACATCTGTTCAAACCACATTGAGATAGACTCCCATTCATATAGCTAACACAACAAGTGACAACACACTAAAAGGTCAACTTTAGTTGTTCAGTGCTTGCACTGATTCCAACTCGATCCCACGCCTATTGTGAATCGAAGTGTGACTGTTATGCATGGACTCAAATCATGTCGACTAAATACTTAACATGAAACATGTAGGCTAGCCTActatttatttacaaatcacCTTCCGTTGTCTATAAAAAACAGAACTCCATTTAGACGACGCGTACGACGTGGACTAGGCTAATGCAGCCATTTAGACTTTAGAACGCTGCATACAGATATGATTTAACCAGGCTAATGTGTCACTCACCTGTACCACGACGCCAATGGAAATTAACCGCACAGGCTAAGGGCGAGATTGTGCTGTTCTCAATACGTTACAAACTTCAGATCACGACAGACAAAACGTTACCTGTATGTCCGATTTTCCCGAAGAGCTCCCTtaccatttttttcacatgataGGCTACAGGTAAAGAGAAGAGATAGACAAGCTACAATCGAAAAGTTTGGTCAAGTCTTACTTTCAAAACAGCAGTTTTAACAGCACATCATGGTGAAACACCTCGATCGCAGATCCAATTCCTCTAATTCCCGACTTCCCACATTTCACAACCACGACTCGCTGCCAACACTCACCGCCTACTCAGTCTGTGACGAAATCAGACTCGTTCTTTGGGCTTCGCCGGTGCGTCCAATTAACAAACAACTCTGTTCAGATATGCCTAAATTAGAGAAAAACACGCAAAGCCAATTCACCATCAGACTGGAAGCAGCCAGAAAAGTAGGCTTCTTTCACTACACTAGGCTACGTGTTCTCCGCCTCTGATTAGGCGAATGTCTTAGACGCTGCTGGCTTCACCAGGTCTAAAATGCAATAACTCTATAGGATGTGCCCCGATAAGCATGTCCAAAGCTATCTAcgatttcaaatatatattatttgaaCTAATATACATCTGCCCGTAGGCCTGTAAGTTAAACGTTTCATTCTTTTAGCCATACTGAATCTAACTGAGCAGAATGCATTTTCTTGCCTATAAAAAACGGGTATAGGCCTAATATCttcaaaactgaaatgaaggTGATTTTTTTCAAAGCTCTTTGTGATATAGCAACTGAGAAGTCTGTCGTAACGTcacattttttctctccagaaAATACCAAACAAATCTCTTTTACGAATGAAAGGGCCTCTTGACTGCATTGCAGCCTCAGCATTCCATACCAACGCCCAAGATTAGCCTACAGTATCTGCAAACAGACGGATAACTTGAGGCAAAAAAACCAGAGTAGTCTAGTTGTCAAGCAGAATGTACAAAACACGCCCCTATCCGTTACATGAATGAACAGGTAGGCTACAGGTATTTTACAACATGTGCGTCTCAACGAGAGCACTATATCTGCTGCAATTCATCCCTGGCCTTTTCTGTGCGTTAATCACCAATAAACACGAAATAAAGCTTACGGAGACATTGAGTAATCCTGATTATTGTTTAGAGGCAGAAGATTGATTAAACGCCCATCCCTCCTCTGCATGCACAGGTAGGCCAATATTATAGGACGCTGAAGGAATGaggaaaatgcacataaaaGAACACTGGATTGGGGTGTCATACCGGCTCTGTTCTCCATCGTAGGCGTTAATCAGACACAACGCAGTATTCAGTACAAAGCAGAATGACTCACTGTTGCCGGGAATAATCATTCCAACTAAACAAGCAAGTCAATACGCGGTAGAAATTTAATCTCAAAGTTTCACTTGAggccaaaaatacaaaagaatgcCACTTATTAACTAGAGAAGAGGCAACACAATTGATGAATACACAAAGTAGGTGAGAAACTCTTACACAGTCACCAATACATAGAATAGCCTACTGTAGACCATTTTCTCTAAATTTGCTCTGTATTTTACAGAACACAACACCAATAGTCAATTTCATGTTCATGTCAGTTTTTGTGAgcagtgaaatgtattttagataCTAGAAGTGCTTGACGAACTTCCGGCTTTACAATGAGGGGAAACgtaactgtacaaaatgtttCGGAgtttgaagtgtattttcacCACGAGGCCCTAAAAGCCCCGACACTCACCATTAAAAAACCGGAAGCTCAAGAACTTAATCTAAAATATACCCTCCATACACAAAGCTGTTAGTGCCAATTAAACCCactttaaaactgaaattccAAAAAGTGAATGATTACTTCAAACTGCAGAAAAAGggaatcactttttaaaaattaaaataaaataacgtaGGCTTAAGATTTGGCCACTGATCAgcacatgtattttattaatgttcGAAGTGTATATTCAAGTCCATAAGAAAAACAACCGAAGCttacagagggagaaagacacaCTGATCTTGGAGAGCTTGAGGTGTTTTTTAGGTTCTCATCCCAAACCCATAACTATATATCAGGATTAGATGGCTTCAGACCAAGTTTACACACAATTAAAAGGTTCATATTTCCCCCCTCAActcattttcatgtgaaaagAAGGGTCAGATTCACCACGCAAACCTTCTGTTGGGATCGCGCAAAGCCGCAATTTGCCATTCAGACTGACTTCCTGAATCTCAGTGAACTGGGCAGTAAAATCGAAGTGCTGAAAGCGGAAGCATCCCGGGGCTCACTGTGACTCCCACTGAAACTGGGGAAACCCGGTCACTGAGAACAACTGAACgtctaaaaatgtaaataactgaaatgtctTAAAATATATCTTTTGAACTTttgaatgaaaaaggaaaataaaagtttaaaaaatcattagTAGTAAGCCTCTATTGGCTGTGCGCCATCTACTGCCGGGTTAATAAAATGCAACACTAACTACCCGCTAAGCAAAGCTTtggaacaggaaatgaaattaaacaaaaattaaccTAGTAATAAACTAAACATTTCGTGACAGTATAGttagagtaaaaaaataaaacaaacaccttTCTACTTAATATACTGACTAAATGAACCCAAAATGAGCATATTTGAAGGGACTAAAAATCCCAACACCCACTCCATCGATAATTTTTTGCCCTTGAGGCCCAAGTGTTTCTAATGGCATTCTGAATTTATCAGTGAAAACCACTATTTACAAAATGGAGCTCTTCAGAGAGTaatgatggaaaaaaatacagggATCAGGAAAAGGCTGGAAGGGGAACAGCCAAATAACCGCAGTGGCCTGCAGCCAGTTGACCTGTGACCCCTGGGTGGCGTCGCTCATTTTGTTGACCTGACTGACTTGCGGGTCGGCTGTATGGGTGCGGATGTTTTGGGCGCTGCTTGTTTGGACGCCCTGCTTGTCATTTTCTTGGCCACAGGTGTTTTGGTCTTGCTTGTGGGCGTGGTCTTCTTGGCCACAGGTGTTTTGGTCTTGCTTGTGGGCGTGGCCTTATTGGTCACAGGTGTTTTGGTCTTGCTTGTGGGCATGGCCGTCTTGGCAACAGGTGTTTTGATCTTGcttgtgggcgtggccttctTGGCAACAGGTGTTTTGGTCTTGcttgtgggcgtggccttctTGGCAACAGGTGTTTTGGTCTTGcttgtgggcgtggccttctTGGCTGCTCTAGATTTTCGTGATGGGGCCCTGGAGTCAGCTTTAGGGGGTTTTGCAGGGGGGGCCAC
This window contains:
- the sh2d5 gene encoding SH2 domain-containing protein 5 — encoded protein: MGETPAGEGSTVTRSAEYVGSFLVEDCCLDEQIQRLHAQLHSLATCKRRRSVSLKFSIKGVKVYDEDETTLLMAHALHRVSLSTARPSDAQFAFVSHNPGSLDAQLYCHLFKARHARAAQFLNLLLCRCFQLSYLEKHPEAAEGQADRGGTLPPLPPSLLNQGFPLSVSALVSFRRAPTQGLLPGEKVPSRAADDRQSSPEEGPAPSSPTLVRKKAIRNKVLRSGAYRSFTYTPHKQRLLQDRLNSQPGRALDNPPVPLSKPRPLSLAETEEALAEVVWSWAGISSDSSSALLAEDVLGSFLLCSRTEAPSCGSLIVRCPSGLVTFPIRSTAKGKYLLQNCHTQFDSIASIMEHYTESRGELECLLSCARVNHCYEWEEKAGKSQASGLLKGSSRCMSKSKPREEWV